From a region of the Mycobacterium sp. SMC-8 genome:
- a CDS encoding RecQ family ATP-dependent DNA helicase encodes MAVPDSQASRETVTLSQALDTLSTRLQNVDLLIGHNLLAFDLPFLVQAAKRQGLAVPQFPPSADSLHLSLLVDVAMPNRQLADLTLRYGVTNEEAHRAHADATATAAVIRALLSDIDMSEPSWPLTIAILESHRNPLALLLPSLSGPPDLSTLRREPDPLLQPKGPTASDAWSGTRDTFPVLRERRNLRERHAQQEMAHAVAEVFDGGGNLAVEAPTGTGKSLAYMLPALARASRPRQPVIIATATKALQGQLRAEAARLQQEGLLGAPFRQLQGVANYVCARELEDAVSDRDTAGLALAVAFRAIAQSPTGTWDDVTDDVLKRADARYARTRARLRTNAAGCDRAGCTWAKICPVVQQSEDLATTPGVVSVNHALMAAWVTAAQAPGDILADRRADVVFDEAHALEDSLTSAWTGRVDAIDLEIVVNSLHPRARMMRDIRDRAGGNPEVKQASDDIANSCNVIRAAGTEFTQAVSTYLHEYGGRAHAAVLQYGIVNARPEFRVLRQSASALRYALIQLSKVVSTLDRSLSDVKGVGSARRRLNGHVERIENAITILETLGPLPDSHLWVYRLAAEEDDPDAWAFERLPIHVFPEFQQYVVDKMHSTVLCSATLTVEKRFDYLSSRLGITIDGAPADGTFRGLQLRSPFDYAKQSKVVLTNHLPIPIPVNEREFCEEMAADQAGFLSLSGGKTLTLFAARTRMEIVADGVRAKAAELAERGVELLVQGEHGRSQISHRFNAEPGTVLYGLKSYWEGFDAPGETLSYLFIEKPPYPHPDDPLVSARQRAIAERGGDPFLEYVLPMTAMQFTQGFGRLIRSESDIGAALICDRRLHSPTQAQRVLLGSLPGPAIHEAVDRDDAWTTAIEFVTGTAPDLTAAISFGRDDVSQLLENLRLIEGEDPTAKLIEAAEKLFGITNLHPKQLDVMRAIIEGRDVMAVLPTGFGKSLCFQLPALLAPQARATVVVSPLIALIKDQVNDLRGRRGIRPVQGITGNTSRVVQTEILRDTANGQVRLLYVSPERLARDPVLRGALGRQQLNRVVVDEAHCVSVWGHDFRPEFRQVPASVATFDTRPPRAGFTATATPEVETDIIGAMDMLDPTVVREPSDRPNLRFRVHRCADERDRVRELLRFVTWSEDKAGIVYVTKRALAEEIAAMLRRAGHAARAYHAGMVPEQRDAVQEDFDSDTTRIIVATKAFGMGINKPNIAWVVHYDLPDSLDGYAQEAGRAARAAHVTGDCVLFYTRGDIARRRRLINAHESKTDAQLTQQLLTVLWTCPERGDSRVFDVDELADKLGIDDDEVNVHLAQLERVGALKLGLDCSARGTVEVGSREPTHEEERRLFRELFYQANRAKPNVRMQLDFHQLRDERGYDPDQLEQKLIDWSLDRFVTFSSSRRLRRVRLLSRAAPRHTLERESTRWKHWQQRRLQAMIEYAEQAASCRRIAIGQHFGDTVADCASRDIVACDRCNDEPPQWAALPDHMVPDPELLVNAELTVLQAVGWASAFKKGAYGEASLRAAVLGLESLGEGRPLGAGVLSCPQFGALRHVRNGEKRWNTAVEKLLTDGLIDRRTVERESTRTPYQSLALTPRGAQTLGITVTQDA; translated from the coding sequence GTGGCGGTGCCAGACAGCCAGGCCAGCCGCGAGACCGTGACGCTGTCGCAGGCCCTCGACACCCTGTCCACCCGGTTGCAAAACGTCGACCTGCTGATCGGGCACAACCTGCTCGCCTTCGATCTACCGTTCCTCGTACAAGCCGCGAAACGTCAGGGGCTCGCTGTCCCTCAGTTCCCGCCGAGTGCAGACAGCCTTCACCTCTCGCTTCTGGTCGATGTGGCGATGCCCAACCGCCAGCTCGCCGACCTCACGCTGCGCTACGGCGTCACCAACGAAGAAGCGCATCGGGCCCACGCGGACGCGACGGCAACCGCGGCTGTCATCCGCGCGCTGCTGTCCGACATCGACATGTCAGAACCCAGCTGGCCGCTCACGATCGCCATCCTCGAATCCCACCGCAACCCGCTCGCCTTACTGCTGCCATCGCTGTCGGGCCCGCCCGACTTGTCCACTCTGCGCAGGGAACCCGACCCTCTCCTCCAGCCGAAAGGCCCCACCGCCTCCGATGCGTGGTCGGGTACCCGCGACACCTTCCCCGTGCTCCGCGAGCGCCGCAATCTCCGCGAACGGCACGCGCAGCAGGAAATGGCGCACGCGGTGGCCGAGGTGTTCGACGGCGGGGGCAACCTGGCGGTCGAGGCCCCCACAGGCACCGGTAAGTCACTGGCCTACATGCTGCCGGCCCTCGCCCGCGCCTCACGCCCCCGCCAACCCGTAATCATTGCGACTGCAACAAAAGCGCTGCAAGGTCAGTTACGCGCCGAGGCCGCCCGCCTGCAGCAGGAGGGACTCCTCGGCGCCCCGTTCCGGCAGCTGCAAGGCGTCGCCAACTACGTCTGCGCACGGGAACTCGAAGACGCCGTGTCCGACCGTGATACCGCCGGCCTCGCCCTGGCTGTCGCCTTCCGCGCCATAGCCCAATCCCCCACGGGCACCTGGGATGACGTCACCGACGACGTCCTCAAACGCGCCGACGCACGGTACGCCCGCACCCGCGCACGCCTGCGCACCAACGCGGCGGGCTGCGACCGTGCCGGTTGCACCTGGGCCAAAATCTGCCCAGTGGTGCAGCAGAGTGAGGACCTCGCCACCACACCCGGCGTGGTGTCGGTGAACCACGCCCTCATGGCGGCCTGGGTCACCGCCGCACAGGCACCCGGCGATATCCTCGCCGATCGCCGAGCCGACGTCGTGTTCGACGAAGCGCATGCCCTCGAAGATTCGCTGACCTCCGCATGGACCGGTCGCGTCGACGCCATCGACCTCGAGATCGTCGTCAACTCCCTACACCCGCGGGCCCGGATGATGCGCGATATCCGGGACCGGGCGGGCGGGAATCCCGAGGTGAAGCAGGCCAGTGACGATATCGCCAACAGCTGCAACGTGATACGCGCGGCCGGAACCGAGTTCACTCAAGCCGTATCCACATATCTCCATGAGTACGGCGGCCGAGCACACGCGGCCGTACTGCAGTACGGAATCGTCAACGCCCGACCAGAATTTCGGGTACTGCGTCAATCGGCGTCCGCACTGCGCTACGCCCTTATCCAACTGTCGAAAGTGGTCTCCACGCTCGATAGGTCGCTCAGCGACGTCAAGGGAGTCGGATCCGCGCGACGCCGCCTCAACGGGCACGTCGAGCGGATCGAAAATGCCATCACGATCCTCGAAACACTAGGACCGCTCCCGGACAGCCACCTCTGGGTGTACCGGCTCGCCGCCGAGGAGGACGATCCGGACGCCTGGGCGTTTGAGCGCCTGCCAATCCACGTGTTCCCCGAGTTCCAGCAGTATGTGGTCGACAAGATGCACTCCACGGTGTTGTGCTCGGCAACGCTCACCGTGGAAAAGCGCTTCGACTACCTGAGCTCACGACTCGGAATCACAATCGACGGCGCACCTGCGGATGGCACCTTCCGTGGACTTCAGCTGCGATCCCCGTTCGACTACGCAAAACAGTCGAAGGTGGTGCTCACCAACCACTTACCGATCCCGATCCCGGTCAATGAACGCGAGTTCTGCGAAGAGATGGCTGCCGATCAGGCCGGGTTCCTGTCCCTGTCCGGAGGGAAGACGCTGACGCTCTTCGCCGCGCGGACCCGTATGGAGATCGTTGCCGACGGGGTCCGCGCCAAAGCGGCCGAACTCGCCGAACGCGGCGTCGAACTGCTCGTCCAGGGTGAACACGGCCGGTCACAGATATCGCATCGTTTCAACGCGGAACCAGGCACCGTGCTCTACGGGCTCAAGTCGTACTGGGAGGGTTTCGACGCCCCCGGCGAAACCCTGTCCTATCTGTTCATCGAGAAGCCACCGTATCCGCACCCCGACGATCCGTTGGTCTCTGCACGTCAACGCGCCATAGCCGAACGCGGCGGTGATCCGTTCCTCGAATACGTCCTGCCGATGACCGCCATGCAGTTCACCCAGGGCTTCGGCCGGCTCATCCGCTCCGAGAGCGATATCGGCGCCGCGCTGATCTGCGACCGCCGGCTGCATTCACCGACTCAGGCGCAGCGGGTACTGCTGGGGTCCCTGCCCGGTCCGGCAATCCACGAGGCCGTCGACCGTGACGACGCATGGACGACGGCTATCGAATTCGTCACCGGCACAGCACCCGATCTCACCGCGGCCATTTCCTTCGGCCGAGACGACGTCAGCCAGCTGCTGGAGAATCTGCGCCTCATCGAGGGCGAGGATCCGACTGCGAAACTCATCGAAGCCGCCGAGAAACTGTTCGGCATCACCAACCTGCACCCCAAACAGCTCGACGTGATGCGCGCGATCATCGAGGGCCGTGACGTGATGGCCGTGCTCCCCACCGGTTTTGGAAAGTCACTGTGCTTCCAGCTGCCCGCGCTGCTCGCTCCCCAGGCCCGGGCCACCGTTGTCGTCTCACCGCTTATCGCGCTCATCAAAGATCAGGTCAACGACCTGCGCGGCCGCCGTGGTATCCGTCCGGTCCAGGGCATCACCGGCAACACATCCCGAGTGGTACAGACAGAAATCCTGCGCGACACCGCCAATGGCCAGGTCCGGCTGCTGTACGTCTCTCCAGAGCGACTGGCCCGAGACCCGGTCCTGCGCGGCGCATTGGGGCGTCAACAGCTCAACCGCGTCGTGGTCGACGAGGCACACTGCGTGTCGGTGTGGGGGCACGACTTCCGTCCCGAATTCCGCCAGGTACCCGCATCTGTGGCGACCTTCGACACTCGCCCACCCCGCGCAGGCTTCACCGCGACGGCCACGCCCGAAGTGGAGACCGACATCATCGGGGCGATGGACATGCTCGATCCGACCGTCGTGCGGGAGCCCAGTGACCGCCCTAACTTGCGTTTCCGCGTCCACCGATGCGCCGACGAACGCGATCGGGTCCGCGAGCTCCTCCGCTTCGTGACCTGGTCCGAAGACAAGGCCGGCATCGTGTACGTGACCAAACGTGCACTCGCCGAGGAGATCGCGGCCATGCTACGTCGTGCAGGTCATGCCGCCCGGGCCTACCACGCCGGCATGGTCCCCGAACAGCGCGATGCAGTCCAAGAAGACTTCGACTCCGACACCACCCGGATCATCGTGGCCACCAAGGCTTTCGGCATGGGCATCAACAAACCCAATATCGCGTGGGTGGTCCACTACGACCTTCCGGATTCCCTGGACGGATACGCTCAGGAAGCCGGCCGCGCCGCACGTGCCGCCCACGTCACCGGCGATTGCGTTCTTTTCTACACTCGGGGCGATATCGCCCGACGTCGCCGCCTGATCAACGCACACGAGTCGAAGACCGACGCACAGCTCACCCAACAACTCCTGACGGTGCTGTGGACGTGCCCCGAGCGCGGTGACAGTCGAGTCTTCGACGTCGACGAACTGGCCGACAAACTCGGCATCGACGACGACGAGGTCAATGTGCACCTGGCCCAACTCGAACGGGTCGGAGCACTCAAACTCGGCCTGGACTGCTCCGCCCGTGGCACCGTCGAAGTCGGTTCCCGAGAACCAACTCACGAAGAGGAACGACGTCTATTCCGCGAACTCTTCTACCAAGCAAACCGCGCAAAGCCCAATGTCCGCATGCAGCTGGACTTCCACCAGCTCCGCGATGAACGTGGCTACGACCCAGATCAGCTGGAACAGAAGCTGATCGACTGGTCCCTGGACCGGTTCGTCACCTTCTCCAGCTCTCGCCGGCTGCGCCGGGTCCGTCTGCTGTCCCGCGCCGCCCCGCGACATACGCTGGAACGCGAGTCCACCCGATGGAAGCATTGGCAGCAACGCCGCCTGCAGGCGATGATCGAGTACGCCGAACAAGCCGCGTCGTGCCGTCGGATCGCCATCGGGCAGCATTTCGGTGACACCGTCGCCGACTGCGCCAGCCGGGACATCGTCGCGTGCGACCGGTGCAACGACGAGCCACCACAGTGGGCAGCGCTGCCCGACCACATGGTCCCCGACCCGGAACTGCTCGTGAATGCCGAGCTGACCGTCTTGCAGGCTGTGGGGTGGGCATCGGCCTTCAAGAAGGGTGCTTACGGCGAAGCCAGCCTGCGTGCCGCAGTACTGGGTCTGGAATCGCTCGGCGAGGGCAGACCGCTCGGCGCGGGTGTCCTGAGTTGCCCCCAGTTCGGAGCTCTGCGCCACGTGCGCAACGGCGAGAAACGTTGGAATACAGCAGTGGAGAAGCTCCTCACCGATGGATTGATCGACCGGCGCACCGTGGAACGGGAGTCCACCCGCACGCCCTACCAAAGCCTCGCCCTCACGCCACGCGGCGCCCAAACACTCGGAATCACGGTGACACAGGATGCTTGA
- a CDS encoding DUF6431 domain-containing protein, whose amino-acid sequence MIVARTGELAEKLLAAGELRCPRCRDGQLTSWGYGRRRSVRDHDGTTITVRPRRTRCRSCSSTHIVMPAALQPRHADTTAVIGTALLHKANGLGHRRIAATMGRPVSTVRRWLRRLPPEHLDRLARDGTEQLLALDPDTFTALRYRGNMLHHALSLLSAAAYWDRRRYALGEPPWTLIGMYTRGRLLAPPG is encoded by the coding sequence GTGATCGTCGCGCGCACCGGCGAACTGGCCGAGAAACTGCTCGCCGCCGGCGAACTCCGCTGCCCGCGGTGCCGCGACGGCCAGCTGACTTCTTGGGGCTACGGCAGGCGGCGCTCCGTGCGCGATCACGACGGGACCACGATCACGGTGCGCCCCCGCCGCACGCGATGCCGGTCCTGCTCGTCAACGCATATCGTGATGCCCGCCGCTCTGCAGCCACGCCATGCCGACACCACCGCAGTGATTGGAACAGCATTGCTGCACAAAGCAAATGGACTCGGACACCGGCGTATCGCGGCGACCATGGGGCGGCCGGTGTCCACCGTGCGCCGCTGGCTTCGCCGACTACCGCCAGAGCACCTGGACCGTCTCGCACGCGACGGGACCGAGCAGCTGCTCGCCCTGGACCCCGACACGTTCACCGCGCTGCGCTACCGAGGGAACATGTTGCACCACGCGCTGTCGCTGTTGTCGGCAGCGGCCTACTGGGACCGCCGCCGCTACGCCCTCGGTGAGCCGCCGTGGACCCTGATCGGGATGTACACCCGCGGCCGCCTTCTGGCGCCACCCGGCTGA